A single Herpetosiphonaceae bacterium DNA region contains:
- a CDS encoding BTAD domain-containing putative transcriptional regulator has protein sequence MERHHDQERLRDVLSLAADLLRQGEQCARVGLSQQAIEILSQVWTISAGCAPDVADRAAWGAGWLLAQTGHYCDAALWFERVVDPPGTSALWPVAQQTLVQMCGLLARQPQPIATIAAPVSAGASAAVAAPFVALPPLTVSSLGRFQVTRAGAALPTCKARKSIAIFRYLLIQRHRSAHKDELIELFWPDAQPHDAAHSLHVAISSLRRYLDPQVGSYLLLDASRYCINAEAPIEDDCATFLKLSDAGEQRWRAGDLQGAQQSYTGALDCYQGDYYLDDRDLLWAVAEQERLLTRYLTTLDHLGRILMTQGQFEAAIQAYQRLLDRDSYREDAHCQVMLCYQQLGRRGEALRQYQSCAAILAHDLGLEPMPETQALYHCIAGDE, from the coding sequence ATGGAACGACACCATGATCAGGAGCGGTTGAGGGATGTGTTGAGTCTGGCAGCGGATCTGCTGCGCCAGGGCGAGCAATGCGCGCGCGTTGGGCTCTCCCAGCAGGCGATCGAGATCTTGAGCCAGGTGTGGACGATCAGCGCGGGCTGCGCGCCCGATGTGGCCGACCGCGCGGCCTGGGGTGCCGGGTGGCTGCTGGCACAGACCGGGCACTACTGTGATGCCGCGCTTTGGTTCGAGCGAGTAGTCGATCCGCCGGGCACGAGCGCGCTGTGGCCCGTCGCTCAGCAGACGCTGGTCCAGATGTGCGGCCTGCTGGCACGGCAGCCGCAGCCGATCGCGACGATCGCCGCGCCCGTGTCCGCCGGGGCATCAGCCGCCGTCGCCGCCCCCTTCGTCGCGCTGCCGCCGCTGACGGTCAGCAGCCTGGGACGGTTCCAGGTGACGCGGGCCGGGGCGGCGCTGCCAACCTGCAAGGCGCGCAAATCGATCGCCATCTTTCGCTACCTGCTGATCCAGCGCCATCGCTCCGCGCACAAGGACGAGCTGATCGAGCTGTTCTGGCCCGATGCGCAGCCCCACGACGCCGCGCATAGCCTGCACGTCGCCATCAGCAGCCTGCGCCGGTATCTCGATCCGCAGGTCGGAAGCTACCTGCTGCTCGACGCGAGCCGCTACTGCATCAACGCCGAAGCGCCGATCGAGGATGATTGCGCGACCTTCTTGAAGCTGAGCGATGCCGGGGAGCAGCGCTGGCGGGCTGGCGATCTTCAGGGCGCGCAGCAGAGCTACACCGGCGCGCTCGATTGCTACCAGGGCGACTACTACCTCGACGATCGCGATCTGCTCTGGGCGGTGGCCGAGCAAGAGCGCCTGCTGACTCGCTACCTGACGACGCTCGATCATCTGGGACGGATCTTGATGACGCAGGGCCAGTTCGAGGCCGCGATCCAGGCCTACCAGCGGCTGCTCGACCGCGATAGCTATCGTGAGGACGCGCACTGCCAGGTGATGCTCTGCTACCAGCAGCTTGGGCGGCGCGGCGAGGCGCTGCGGCAGTACCAGTCCTGCGCGGCGATCCTGGCACACGATCTCGGTCTTGAGCCGATGCCCGAAACCCAGGCGCTCTATCACTGCATCGCCGGGGATGAGTAG
- a CDS encoding phage tail sheath C-terminal domain-containing protein, with translation MPVTPTYPGVYIEEIPSGVRTITGVATSITAFIGRTARGPVNQPVQVNSFADFERVFGGLSLTSPLSYAVRDFYLNGGSQALIVRIFRPFFGTDADRAAALDAAQDVAAAAADAADEAGADGASVATAARNAANAAENANPPRNAAADAVADAAEAARDAGADANGVRDAAANAVGSAAPLTRAQLTVGGLNLEAANEGTWGNSLRARIDYNTRDPTDTNLFNLSIRDMATGQTEVIRNVSVQTNATRRLDNVLRQESSLARAFGALPGARPAASPPPASGSIPAGVVPAGEDPFSNTNSTGVALVGNAADSQSLNDTAYTGDRTNKRGLYALEKADLFNLLCIPPDTMDGDTTSAVYGSAMSYCVERRAMLIVDPPTGWDANPDTAAATALAGLGGLSLSGTGARNAAIYFPRVLQSDPLRDGQIDSYVPCGIIAGVMARTDTTRGVWKAPAGLDAAMNGIQGLTVNLNDAENGMLNPVGINCLRSFPINGRVVWGARTLRGADQLADEYKYVPVRRLALFLEESLYRGTQWVVFEPNDEPLWAQIRLNIGAFLQNLFRQGAFQGKTPREAYFVKCDSETTTQNDINLGIVNIIVGFAPLKPAEFVIIKLQQMAGQIEV, from the coding sequence ATGCCTGTCACGCCAACGTATCCGGGTGTGTACATCGAGGAGATTCCCAGCGGTGTACGAACGATCACGGGAGTAGCCACGTCGATCACCGCGTTCATTGGGCGCACCGCGCGCGGCCCCGTGAACCAGCCGGTGCAGGTCAACAGCTTCGCCGATTTCGAGCGCGTCTTTGGCGGTCTGTCGCTGACCAGCCCGCTGAGCTACGCGGTGCGCGACTTCTACCTCAACGGCGGAAGTCAGGCGCTCATCGTGCGGATCTTCCGGCCCTTCTTCGGCACGGACGCCGACCGCGCCGCCGCGCTGGATGCCGCCCAGGATGTCGCCGCTGCCGCCGCCGACGCTGCGGACGAGGCCGGGGCGGATGGTGCCTCGGTGGCGACCGCCGCGCGCAACGCGGCAAATGCGGCGGAGAACGCCAACCCGCCGCGCAACGCGGCGGCAGATGCCGTCGCGGATGCCGCCGAGGCCGCGCGCGACGCCGGCGCGGACGCAAATGGTGTGCGCGACGCCGCCGCGAACGCGGTTGGCAGCGCCGCGCCGCTGACCAGGGCACAGCTCACCGTCGGCGGCCTCAACCTTGAGGCGGCCAACGAGGGAACCTGGGGCAACAGCCTGCGCGCCCGCATCGACTACAACACCCGCGATCCAACCGACACCAACCTATTCAACCTCTCGATTCGCGACATGGCGACCGGCCAGACCGAGGTTATTCGCAACGTCTCGGTGCAGACCAACGCGACGCGGCGGCTCGACAATGTGCTGCGTCAGGAGTCAAGCCTGGCGCGGGCGTTCGGCGCGCTGCCGGGAGCGCGGCCCGCCGCCAGCCCCCCGCCCGCGTCGGGCAGCATTCCGGCGGGCGTTGTTCCGGCAGGTGAAGATCCCTTCTCCAACACCAACTCGACCGGCGTGGCCCTCGTGGGCAATGCCGCCGATAGCCAGTCGCTCAACGACACGGCCTACACCGGCGATCGGACCAACAAGCGCGGCCTGTACGCCCTGGAAAAAGCCGATCTCTTCAACCTGCTCTGTATCCCGCCCGATACGATGGACGGCGATACGACCAGCGCGGTCTATGGTTCGGCGATGTCCTACTGCGTCGAGCGGCGCGCAATGCTGATCGTCGATCCGCCCACCGGCTGGGACGCCAACCCCGACACGGCAGCGGCGACCGCGCTGGCTGGATTAGGCGGATTGAGCCTGAGCGGCACGGGCGCGCGCAACGCCGCGATCTACTTCCCGCGCGTGCTCCAGTCCGATCCGCTGCGTGACGGACAGATCGACAGCTACGTGCCCTGCGGCATCATCGCGGGCGTGATGGCGCGCACCGATACAACGCGCGGCGTCTGGAAAGCGCCCGCCGGTCTTGACGCAGCCATGAACGGCATCCAGGGCCTGACCGTCAACCTGAACGACGCCGAGAACGGCATGCTTAATCCTGTTGGCATCAACTGCCTGCGATCGTTCCCGATCAATGGGCGCGTCGTCTGGGGCGCGCGCACGCTGCGCGGCGCTGACCAGCTTGCGGATGAGTACAAGTACGTTCCGGTGCGGCGGCTGGCGCTCTTCCTCGAAGAAAGCCTGTATCGCGGCACACAGTGGGTGGTCTTCGAGCCGAACGACGAGCCGCTGTGGGCGCAGATCCGGCTGAACATCGGCGCGTTTCTGCAAAATCTCTTTCGCCAGGGCGCGTTCCAGGGCAAGACACCCCGCGAGGCGTACTTCGTCAAGTGCGACAGCGAGACGACGACCCAGAACGACATCAACCTCGGTATTGTCAACATTATCGTCGGCTTCGCGCCGCTGAAACCGGCGGAGTTCGTGATCATCAAGCTCCAGCAGATGGCCGGTCAGATCGAGGTCTAA
- a CDS encoding phage tail protein, with translation MAQFSVNPQRFDPYKNFKFRVKWDGRYVAGISKVGSLKRTTEVVKHREGGDPSSSRKSPGRTEYEAITLERGVTHDTEFEKWANKVWNFGSGLGSEVSLKDFRKDIIIEVYNEAGQLAISYRVFRCWVSEYQAMPDLDANANAVAIQTIKLENEGWERDYEVNEPSEPTFTEPGA, from the coding sequence ATGGCTCAGTTTAGCGTCAATCCGCAGCGCTTCGACCCATACAAGAACTTCAAGTTCCGCGTCAAGTGGGACGGGCGCTACGTCGCCGGGATTAGCAAAGTCGGCTCGCTGAAGCGCACCACCGAGGTGGTCAAGCACCGCGAGGGCGGCGATCCGAGCAGCAGCCGCAAGTCGCCGGGCCGCACCGAGTACGAGGCGATCACGCTTGAGCGCGGTGTGACCCATGACACCGAGTTCGAGAAGTGGGCCAACAAGGTCTGGAACTTCGGCTCCGGCCTCGGCAGCGAGGTTTCGCTCAAGGACTTTCGCAAAGACATCATCATCGAGGTCTATAACGAGGCCGGACAGCTTGCGATCTCCTACCGCGTCTTCCGCTGCTGGGTTTCGGAGTACCAGGCCATGCCCGATCTCGACGCCAACGCCAACGCCGTGGCGATCCAGACGATCAAGCTCGAAAACGAAGGCTGGGAGCGCGACTACGAGGTCAACGAGCCGAGCGAGCCGACCTTCACCGAGCCTGGGGCCTAA
- a CDS encoding DUF4255 domain-containing protein: protein MSNFLAIATVTSALSQMLQGAIQADVPGALVKTVRPDKDVPAKGLNIFLYQVSQNPAWRNADLPTRSASGSLVQRPQAALDLHYLLSFYGNETDLEPQRVLGSAVRLLHTRPMLTRRQISDMIDSFVALDPNHYLARSNLADQVELVKFTPLPLSLEELSKIWSVFFQTQYALSVAYQCSVVLIEAEETPRSTLPVIERQIFVEPIRQVRIEAVDPQMIVFAPGATIALRGRGLLDDDTIVQFGTLEQTPAPGSTPDLLNVALPTGLRAGVNTVRVIHRLPLGRNEPRARNSFMSNIAAFILRPALNTISFIDDADGRRLTVNAAPAIGLRQQVALVLNQVVTPPDVPLTYTLSPRPRDDESDPLVFDADGVSDGTYLARLQVDGAESELQQEMDEEQPDYKQFIGPTVTIT from the coding sequence ATGAGTAATTTTCTTGCCATCGCCACGGTGACAAGCGCGCTGAGCCAGATGCTCCAGGGCGCGATCCAGGCCGATGTGCCGGGCGCGCTCGTCAAAACGGTACGGCCCGACAAAGATGTTCCGGCTAAAGGACTCAACATCTTTTTGTATCAGGTGTCGCAAAATCCAGCCTGGCGCAACGCCGATCTTCCGACGCGCAGCGCGAGCGGATCGCTGGTGCAGCGGCCACAGGCCGCGCTCGATCTGCACTACCTGCTGAGCTTCTACGGCAACGAGACTGATCTTGAGCCGCAGCGCGTGCTCGGCAGCGCGGTGCGGCTGCTGCATACCCGCCCGATGCTGACGCGCAGGCAGATCAGCGACATGATCGACTCCTTCGTCGCGCTCGATCCGAATCACTACCTGGCCCGCTCCAACCTGGCCGATCAGGTCGAGCTGGTGAAATTCACGCCGCTGCCGCTCTCGCTGGAAGAGCTGTCCAAGATCTGGTCGGTCTTCTTCCAGACGCAGTACGCGCTCTCCGTGGCCTACCAGTGCAGTGTGGTGCTGATCGAGGCCGAGGAAACGCCGCGCAGCACGCTGCCGGTCATCGAGCGCCAGATCTTCGTCGAGCCGATACGCCAGGTGCGGATCGAGGCGGTCGATCCGCAGATGATCGTGTTCGCGCCCGGCGCGACGATCGCGCTGCGTGGTCGCGGCCTGCTCGACGACGATACGATCGTCCAGTTCGGCACGCTTGAGCAGACGCCCGCGCCAGGCTCCACGCCCGACCTCCTGAACGTAGCGCTGCCAACCGGCCTGCGCGCCGGGGTCAACACCGTGCGGGTGATTCATCGGCTGCCGCTGGGACGCAACGAGCCAAGGGCGCGCAACAGCTTTATGTCAAATATCGCAGCATTCATCCTGCGGCCAGCGCTCAACACCATCTCGTTCATCGACGATGCCGACGGGCGACGGCTGACGGTGAACGCCGCGCCCGCGATCGGGCTGCGCCAGCAGGTAGCGCTGGTGCTAAATCAGGTGGTAACGCCGCCCGACGTGCCGCTGACGTACACGCTGTCGCCACGTCCGCGCGACGACGAGAGCGATCCGCTGGTCTTCGACGCCGACGGCGTGAGCGATGGCACCTACCTGGCGCGGCTTCAGGTCGACGGCGCGGAGAGCGAGCTTCAGCAGGAGATGGACGAAGAGCAGCCCGACTATAAGCAGTTCATAGGACCAACGGTGACGATCACGTGA
- a CDS encoding ATP-binding protein produces MSTLAIDNWPAANQRYLLAALASVRATLEQHAPGEERPEAAEQARQALDEARHGLPAPAALDSLSATFGLSTFERELLLLCAGIELDSSFAPLCAAVQGDPMRAYPTFSLALACLTDAHWSALAPDAPLRRWRLIDVGTANALTLSPLRIDERALHYLAGVNHLDERLVGLVEPVRAAAELVPSHHALAERIVTAWTQTTGSAALPMIQLCGTENSDKRSIAAAACGALGLGLHLLPADFVPTGAGDLDALICLWEREAALSGSALLLDCDDLDMSDSARTAAVLRLIERTHCVLLVASRERRRIVQRPSLVLDIRKPSADEQRAIWHHALGSAAPQVNGQVEALVAQFNLSTTTIYAASAEAVGCTQEDDLGSTIWNACRIQTRAHLDELAQRIKPAATWDDLVLPTTQRQILHEVVAHVRQRITVYDTWGFAAKCSRGLGISALFVGDSGTGKTLAAEVLAHALHLDLYHIDLSSVVSKYIGETEKNLRRVFDAAEEGGAILLFDEADALFGKRSEVKDSHDRYANIEVSYLLQRMEAYRGLAILTTNMKSALDTAFLRRIRFIVQFPFPDATQRAEIWRRIFPPATPTEQLDVRKLARLNIPGGNIRNIALNAAFLAADAGEPVRMNHLLRAARTEYVKLEKSLTEAEVGGWV; encoded by the coding sequence GTGAGCACACTAGCGATCGACAACTGGCCCGCCGCCAATCAGCGCTACCTGCTGGCAGCGCTGGCGAGCGTACGAGCGACGCTTGAGCAGCACGCGCCCGGCGAGGAAAGGCCGGAGGCGGCGGAGCAGGCCCGGCAGGCACTAGACGAGGCGCGTCACGGGCTGCCCGCGCCCGCTGCGCTGGACTCACTCAGCGCTACCTTTGGGCTATCGACCTTTGAGCGCGAGCTGCTGCTGCTGTGCGCCGGGATCGAACTGGACTCGTCGTTCGCGCCGCTGTGCGCCGCCGTGCAGGGCGACCCGATGCGCGCCTACCCGACGTTTAGCCTGGCGCTGGCCTGCCTTACCGATGCCCACTGGAGCGCGCTCGCGCCGGACGCGCCGCTGCGCCGCTGGCGGTTGATCGATGTCGGCACGGCGAACGCGCTCACGCTCAGCCCGCTGCGGATCGACGAGCGCGCGCTGCATTACCTGGCGGGCGTCAACCATCTCGACGAGCGGCTGGTGGGATTGGTCGAGCCGGTGCGCGCGGCAGCGGAGCTGGTGCCGTCGCATCACGCGCTGGCTGAGCGGATCGTCACGGCCTGGACCCAAACCACGGGGAGCGCGGCGCTGCCGATGATCCAGCTCTGCGGCACCGAAAACAGCGATAAGCGGTCGATCGCGGCTGCCGCGTGCGGAGCGCTTGGCCTGGGCCTGCATCTGCTGCCCGCCGACTTCGTGCCGACCGGCGCGGGCGATCTGGATGCGCTGATCTGCCTGTGGGAGCGCGAGGCGGCGCTGAGCGGCAGCGCGCTGCTGCTCGACTGTGACGATCTCGACATGAGCGATAGCGCCCGCACGGCTGCGGTGCTGCGGCTGATCGAGCGCACCCACTGCGTGCTGCTGGTCGCCAGCCGCGAGCGACGGCGAATCGTGCAGCGGCCTTCGCTGGTGCTCGACATCCGCAAGCCGAGCGCCGACGAGCAGCGCGCGATCTGGCACCACGCGCTGGGATCAGCCGCCCCGCAGGTCAACGGCCAGGTCGAGGCGCTCGTAGCTCAGTTCAATCTCAGCACCACCACGATCTACGCCGCCAGTGCCGAGGCCGTAGGCTGCACGCAGGAAGACGACCTCGGCAGCACGATCTGGAACGCCTGTCGCATCCAGACGCGCGCCCATCTCGACGAGCTGGCGCAGCGGATCAAGCCTGCCGCCACCTGGGACGATCTGGTGCTGCCGACAACCCAGCGGCAGATCCTCCACGAGGTCGTGGCGCATGTGCGGCAGCGCATCACGGTGTACGACACCTGGGGCTTTGCCGCGAAGTGCTCGCGCGGCCTCGGCATCAGCGCGCTGTTCGTCGGCGATAGCGGCACCGGCAAGACGCTGGCGGCGGAGGTGCTGGCCCATGCGCTGCACCTCGATCTGTATCACATCGATCTCTCGTCGGTGGTCAGCAAGTACATCGGCGAGACGGAGAAAAACCTGCGGCGGGTCTTCGATGCCGCCGAGGAGGGCGGCGCGATCCTGCTCTTCGACGAGGCCGACGCGCTCTTCGGCAAGCGCAGCGAGGTCAAAGATAGCCACGATCGCTACGCCAACATCGAGGTCAGCTACCTGTTGCAGCGGATGGAGGCCTATCGCGGCCTGGCGATCCTGACGACCAACATGAAGAGCGCCCTCGACACCGCATTTCTGCGCCGCATCCGCTTTATCGTTCAGTTTCCGTTTCCCGACGCGACACAGCGCGCCGAGATCTGGCGGCGGATCTTCCCGCCCGCCACGCCGACCGAGCAACTGGATGTACGCAAGCTGGCGCGGCTCAATATTCCGGGCGGCAACATTCGCAATATCGCGCTCAACGCGGCGTTTCTCGCCGCCGACGCGGGCGAGCCTGTGCGGATGAATCATCTGCTGCGGGCGGCGCGCACCGAGTACGTCAAGCTGGAGAAGTCGCTGACCGAGGCCGAGGTCGGGGGGTGGGTATGA
- a CDS encoding DUF4157 domain-containing protein, which yields MSVRQAITRPGSAPRSFSVPRWGVLQRKCACGGSSDHDGECEECRSHKIGVQRQATAASGPSIAPPIVHDALQGSGQPLDAATRTFMEPRFGHDFAQVRVHTDAQAAASAQAVSALAYTVGRDIVFAAGQYAPRTTQGQRLLAHELTHVVQQGTSAAYGSARSRHDDLVIGPVDDALEREAHDAATTGDRISCSGFGAASAVLRRQTPDQGQPGAREGGTLPYREATELAECIRIMGQESSDYCREQVLGEVPQPTPPPAPPPPCDPQGLPRAQYLTQPGTSTGDFGLTTLAGTVTTPVVHTTRARGGVRIDATAAALPPITSVFTQAGTFTEGTAIFVSQGGDCRSGRYDIRWTILPDGARKIREGELEHCADFQYAFDISLRRYADAVNTLAASGRVFPNQRAAEAHVTRLVGAAPGNWGAIFACLAGKTTSRDGAHGYRGWHTPRPHSIPPRLDTSCAFTRQVIGGTSLPDVGQHPPSEIIKDCGEVPARAGGAGGRRR from the coding sequence ATGAGCGTCAGGCAGGCAATCACACGTCCTGGTAGCGCGCCGCGATCATTCAGCGTGCCGCGCTGGGGCGTGCTGCAACGCAAATGCGCCTGCGGCGGCTCGTCCGATCACGACGGCGAGTGCGAGGAATGCCGCAGCCACAAGATCGGTGTGCAGCGACAGGCTACGGCTGCGTCCGGCCCGTCCATCGCGCCGCCGATCGTGCATGATGCGCTGCAAGGCTCAGGGCAGCCGCTCGATGCGGCCACGCGCACGTTCATGGAGCCGCGCTTCGGCCACGACTTCGCTCAGGTGCGCGTCCACACCGACGCCCAGGCTGCCGCGTCGGCCCAGGCGGTCAGCGCGCTGGCCTATACCGTCGGACGCGACATTGTCTTTGCAGCGGGGCAGTACGCGCCGAGAACGACGCAGGGCCAACGCCTGCTGGCCCATGAGCTGACCCATGTCGTGCAGCAGGGCACCAGCGCCGCGTATGGATCAGCGCGCTCCCGCCACGACGATCTGGTGATCGGGCCGGTGGATGATGCACTGGAGCGGGAGGCCCATGACGCAGCTACGACCGGCGATCGGATCAGTTGCTCCGGCTTTGGTGCAGCCAGCGCCGTGCTCCGGCGGCAGACTCCCGACCAGGGCCAGCCCGGCGCCAGGGAGGGCGGCACGCTGCCGTACCGCGAGGCCACCGAGCTAGCCGAGTGCATTCGGATCATGGGCCAGGAGAGCAGCGACTACTGCCGCGAGCAGGTGTTGGGCGAGGTGCCGCAGCCAACACCGCCGCCCGCGCCGCCGCCGCCATGCGATCCACAGGGACTTCCACGCGCTCAATACCTGACCCAGCCGGGCACCTCGACCGGCGACTTCGGCCTGACGACGCTCGCGGGCACCGTCACGACGCCAGTGGTTCATACCACACGGGCGCGTGGTGGCGTTCGGATCGACGCGACCGCCGCCGCATTACCGCCGATCACCTCGGTCTTTACCCAGGCGGGAACGTTCACCGAGGGCACGGCGATCTTCGTCAGCCAGGGCGGTGATTGCCGCTCAGGAAGATATGACATTCGCTGGACGATCCTGCCCGATGGCGCGCGCAAGATCCGCGAGGGCGAGCTTGAGCACTGCGCCGATTTTCAGTATGCCTTCGACATCTCGCTGCGGCGCTATGCGGATGCCGTGAACACGCTGGCGGCGAGCGGACGAGTCTTTCCCAATCAGCGCGCAGCCGAGGCTCACGTTACCCGGCTGGTAGGCGCGGCGCCCGGCAATTGGGGGGCGATCTTCGCCTGTCTTGCGGGCAAGACCACGAGCCGCGATGGTGCGCACGGCTACCGAGGCTGGCATACGCCGCGCCCCCACTCGATACCGCCGCGCTTGGACACAAGCTGCGCATTCACCCGCCAGGTCATCGGCGGCACCAGCCTGCCTGATGTGGGCCAGCATCCACCCAGCGAGATCATCAAGGATTGCGGCGAGGTGCCCGCCAGAGCAGGCGGCGCGGGCGGACGAAGACGGTAG
- a CDS encoding DUF4157 domain-containing protein: MQHKPGASPPQHWKQPPRRCACGGTPGPDGECAACKARRLAAERQQQQLTPQSAPPIVHDVLRSPGQPLDADTRALMEPRFGHSFGQMHVHAAADQIQTKLTVGDPDTPHEHEAQHVSSEVLHRPPTSAMPGAGYDFSQVRIHTDARAAAAARTLHAAAFTQGRHIVFGAGQYAPSSPQGQRLLAHELTHVVQQQRQPSATIQRALTIVDPGATAPNQPVGGTLTNAQMAEGWIDQLCPTGNWTVDAASGVVSSPDRATFCARRPRRGQAHFSQNMPTSCRCLCQLTAAGSKDIRIHVADTFTVGGSTIDVRAAGEGVTLYPSGARTEYNVGVSGREFSGITGAGDTAPLGGANPTQTLRDPPWIIFAHEVCGHARQQTAPMGQTQVQHSQTPEGDRGAVDIENRVRREHSTIADNLGIRRGSFRDAAGNFHDGSVYRVSSGETLSGIARRCGIPIADMLNRIFRANGDAITAATQNRLAVNERLLIEGIFWHEVITGETMTSIAQMWVIPLASLIRANPQISDPNLILPGQRLLIPAS; this comes from the coding sequence ATGCAACACAAGCCCGGCGCGTCGCCGCCGCAGCACTGGAAGCAGCCGCCGCGTCGATGCGCCTGCGGCGGCACGCCCGGCCCCGACGGCGAGTGCGCCGCATGCAAGGCCAGGCGTCTGGCCGCCGAGCGACAACAGCAGCAGCTCACGCCGCAGAGCGCGCCGCCGATCGTGCATGATGTGCTGCGCTCGCCGGGACAGCCGCTCGATGCCGACACACGGGCGCTGATGGAGCCGCGCTTCGGCCATAGCTTCGGCCAGATGCACGTCCATGCCGCCGCCGATCAGATCCAGACGAAGCTTACCGTGGGCGATCCCGACACGCCGCACGAGCACGAGGCGCAGCATGTCTCCAGCGAGGTGCTGCACCGACCGCCGACGAGCGCAATGCCCGGCGCTGGCTATGATTTCAGCCAGGTGCGCATCCACACCGATGCCCGCGCAGCGGCGGCGGCGCGCACGCTCCACGCGGCGGCCTTTACCCAGGGGCGTCATATCGTCTTTGGCGCGGGCCAGTACGCGCCCTCATCGCCGCAGGGCCAACGCCTGCTGGCCCATGAGCTAACCCATGTAGTTCAACAGCAGCGCCAGCCGTCGGCGACGATCCAGCGCGCGCTGACGATCGTCGATCCGGGCGCGACCGCACCGAATCAGCCGGTCGGCGGCACGCTGACAAACGCGCAGATGGCCGAAGGCTGGATCGATCAGCTCTGCCCGACCGGCAACTGGACCGTCGATGCCGCGTCGGGCGTGGTCAGCTCGCCCGACCGCGCGACGTTTTGCGCTCGGCGGCCCCGGCGCGGCCAGGCGCACTTCAGCCAGAACATGCCGACCTCCTGCCGCTGCCTCTGCCAGCTCACCGCTGCGGGATCGAAAGATATTCGGATTCATGTGGCCGATACGTTCACCGTCGGCGGCTCGACCATCGATGTGCGCGCGGCGGGCGAAGGCGTGACGCTCTATCCCAGCGGCGCGCGGACTGAGTACAACGTCGGCGTGAGCGGCAGAGAGTTTAGCGGCATCACCGGCGCGGGCGATACCGCACCGCTGGGCGGCGCGAATCCGACGCAAACGCTGCGCGATCCACCCTGGATCATTTTTGCCCACGAGGTCTGCGGCCATGCCCGGCAGCAAACGGCTCCGATGGGACAGACCCAGGTGCAGCACTCGCAAACGCCGGAGGGCGACCGGGGCGCGGTGGACATCGAGAACCGGGTGCGGCGCGAGCACTCGACGATCGCCGACAACCTGGGCATTCGACGCGGCTCCTTCCGCGATGCGGCTGGCAATTTCCATGACGGCTCGGTCTACCGCGTCAGCTCCGGCGAGACGCTCTCCGGCATCGCGCGGCGCTGCGGCATACCGATCGCGGACATGCTCAACCGGATCTTCCGAGCAAACGGCGACGCGATCACCGCCGCAACGCAGAATAGGCTGGCCGTCAACGAGCGGCTGCTGATCGAGGGAATCTTCTGGCATGAGGTCATCACTGGCGAGACGATGACCAGCATCGCGCAAATGTGGGTCATTCCACTCGCATCGCTGATCCGCGCCAATCCGCAAATCAGCGATCCCAACCTGATCTTGCCGGGCCAGCGGCTATTGATCCCGGCATCGTAA